The following is a genomic window from Adhaeribacter radiodurans.
AACTGCTTCTTCATGCCCTTGATTACTTGCTGCGTTTCGGCAATACGTCTTTCTAAACCAGCCCGATAATGCCAGGCTTGGTATTGGGGGTCGGCTTGGCGGTTTTTTAGTTCTTTTTTAAGTTCCTTTAAGTATTTCTCGCTTAATTTTAAATAGTGCGGGGCCGTGGCCGGATTATGAAAGTTTTTCCCATCTACCTGCACGTATACTGGGGTAGTATGAGCGGCTTGAGTAGGATTTCCGTAAGCACGGGCAGCGAGCCAGATGCCTTGCTCCGCCGGAATATCGAGGGTTACAGAAAGATGTTCCAGCGACTGGCCAGCTTCCTCAACGGTAATCCGGCTTAATACCTTGCCGTGCCCAATAATTTCTAGCGCTTGTAAAGGTACCTGCGTGGAATGGCCGTAAACGTGAGCCGTTATGTGCAAAGTCGTGCCTTTACTTACCGGCAATTTACTACCGGGAAGTTGGCCATTTACTTCAAAGCTTAACATGGGACCGCTGGAAACAAACGTATGTCCGGCAGCTAATCCTGCTTTCCAGTTATTATAATTAAAAGGACCGTTTACGTAGGTATAAAAACGAACATTACCCAAGCGAGCCGAGCGTTCCGGTGGACCTTTGTCGTGATCGTTGCCGCACCACGGAAAATCAGAGCCGGCTACAGCAGTAACCGGAATACCTAAATCCAGCAAGTGGTAGTAATGATTAGTAATTAAAGGTTTATCTGAAGCGCAGAATTGCAGCAGTTCCAGCACATCTACTTTCCCCCGTAAACCATCCAGAGTAAGGCCCCGGTACCCGTGAAACGTTTCGGCCTGATGCGCATAACCGCTCAATCCGCCCAATTCGCGGAGTTTATCAAAAACCTTATCGTAGTAATAATATTCTTTGGAGTACCGAACCTTGTCGGAGGCTCCTATTCCTAAAGCATGACCTAATTCGGGAGTGCGTGGGTCTTCCTGACCGGAGGTAAGTAAAAAAATTTCTTTCTGGTAAACGCCTTTTTCGCCCCAGGCATATTGCGGATAATACGTTTCCCAAAAATCGCCCATGCGCAGCATTACGCCTACGTGCACATCTTCGGCCTGGGTCCAGTTTAAAAGCAAGGAATCTTCGCGCGGCGAACGCCGGATATGAATGTGGTCATCCGCGGAATACCAACCTTTTGCGGGCATGTTGACCCACCGCTTCAACTGGTATTTTTCTTGGTGTACTTGTCCGGCAGTTATTTGCAAGTCGTGTTGTTGTTCTACATATTCCGGTCCTTTCGCCAAGGATAAATGATACGTGCCCGGTGGCAAATTCAAGCTAAACTGACCGACCACATAAAAAGAACTATCCGGTTGATAATTGTAACCATCGGCATGATCCCAGACGCCATACATCACAGCCACGGCTTCTTTCGGCAATTCTTTTACCGCCCACCCATTCCGGCTTAAACGTACCCGAACCGGCGTTAATCTATTGGTTGAGGCATCTAGTACTTGTACTTCCAAGCGGCCAGTAGATGGTTGTTGCGCGGCTAGAATGCCAGGCCAGCTTAAGACCTGCAGCAATAAGAAAGCATTAAATAGAACTACTTTTCGGACTGGTTTATATTTATGCATTCAATACTATTTGTCAGAATCCCGGATTAAACGGATTTCGCAGATTATAAATTGTTGGTATGGAAAGATAATGTTGGAAAATCATTTTCTCAAAAGCAGGAAAATCGTTTCACGACCATCTGGTGTTACTAAATAATCCGCTCTATAATTTACTTATTATCAAGTTAATCCTTTAATAAAGTAAATCAAGTTTCCGACAATAATCCGTTTAATCCGCGATTCAGAACACTTATACCAAAGCCGGTTTTTCTTCCAGGTGCCGTTCGCCGATTTGCTGGCGCCACATGGCGTAATACAAGCCTTTTTGTTCCAGTAATTCTAAGTGTTTACCAGATTCAGCGATTTTACCGCGTTCCAAAACGTAAATGCAATCGGCGTGCAGCACCGTAGAAAGGCGGTGCGCAATTAAAATGGTCATGTGGCTGGCGCTTAAAGAAACATCGCGTACCGTTTTACTAATTTCTTCTTCGGTTAAAGAATCCAGGGCGGAAGTGGCTTCGTCGAAAACCAATATAGCAGGGTTCCGCAATAAAGCCCGGGCAATACTTAACCGCTGCTTTTCACCACCCGATACTTTTACTCCACCTTCGCCAATTACGG
Proteins encoded in this region:
- a CDS encoding CehA/McbA family metallohydrolase; the protein is MHKYKPVRKVVLFNAFLLLQVLSWPGILAAQQPSTGRLEVQVLDASTNRLTPVRVRLSRNGWAVKELPKEAVAVMYGVWDHADGYNYQPDSSFYVVGQFSLNLPPGTYHLSLAKGPEYVEQQHDLQITAGQVHQEKYQLKRWVNMPAKGWYSADDHIHIRRSPREDSLLLNWTQAEDVHVGVMLRMGDFWETYYPQYAWGEKGVYQKEIFLLTSGQEDPRTPELGHALGIGASDKVRYSKEYYYYDKVFDKLRELGGLSGYAHQAETFHGYRGLTLDGLRGKVDVLELLQFCASDKPLITNHYYHLLDLGIPVTAVAGSDFPWCGNDHDKGPPERSARLGNVRFYTYVNGPFNYNNWKAGLAAGHTFVSSGPMLSFEVNGQLPGSKLPVSKGTTLHITAHVYGHSTQVPLQALEIIGHGKVLSRITVEEAGQSLEHLSVTLDIPAEQGIWLAARAYGNPTQAAHTTPVYVQVDGKNFHNPATAPHYLKLSEKYLKELKKELKNRQADPQYQAWHYRAGLERRIAETQQVIKGMKKQLK